One genomic window of Lynx canadensis isolate LIC74 chromosome F2, mLynCan4.pri.v2, whole genome shotgun sequence includes the following:
- the GSDMD gene encoding gasdermin-D encodes MTSTFERVVKSVVRELDPKGDLIPVDSLRSSISFRPYCLLGRKLSSSWFWKPRYKCLNLSIRDILEPDAPEPAVERVASFHIEDLVDGMVEGNVEVKALGQGKFVSGAAVSATASTSVNVCMLKVPLNTWGAMKKERRLRQPEHKILQQLRSCGNDVFVVTEVLQTQEEVEVTRAQKQEGCGQFALPGALRLQGKGQGHLNRKKTVTIPSGSVLAFQTALLVIGPDWEIHHLRHKDERTFRLPQTGHKPTSSTGLLSQIPLSYFKMRFPSTPVDMVSDGDIEDQMPVTEDFQGLKVEVSVHADGLKGLSGELCGQILAGLMKVSREEPALESLQEELEQGLCCGWLASPDAPGGAILECLVQSSGKVEEELARPILYLVQALTELNETQRVLLAEALETGDLSGQSRLVQSVLEQSSPWKEHRAVSLPQELLGSSWDPKAPAWVLLEECGLELRVGVPQVHWQPDAQGRTGALYACLVLLRHLSQDSA; translated from the exons ATGACGTCCACCTTCGAAAGGGTGGTCAAGAGCGTGGTCCGGGAGCTGGACCCCAAAGGAGACCTCATCCCCGTGGACAGCCTGCGGAGCTCCATCAGCTTCCGGCCCTACTGCCTGCTGGGCAGGAAGCTCTCCAGCTCATGGTTCTGGAAACCCCGCTACAAGTGTCTCAACCTGTCCATCAGGGACATTCTGGAGCCTGATGCCCCAGAACCAG CCGTGGAACGCGTCGCCTCTTTCCACATCGAAGACCTCGTGGACGGGATGGTGGAGGGCAACGTGGAGGTGAAAGCGCTGGGACAGGGCAAGTTTGTGAGCGGGGCAGCGGTGTCGGCCACAGCCAGCACCTCCGTGAACGTGTGCATGCTGAAAGTGCCCCTCAACACCTGGGGGgccatgaaaaaagaaag GCGCCTGCGGCAGCCGGAGCACAAGATCCTGCAGCAGCTGCGGAGCTGCGGGAACGACGTGTTCGTGGTGACGGAGGTGCTGCAGACGCAGGAGGAGGTGGAGGTCACCCGGGCCCAGAAGCAGGAGGGCTGTGGCCAATTCGCCCTGCCCGGAGCCCTACGCCTGCAG GGCAAGGGCCAGGGCCACCTGAACCGGAAGAAGACGGTCACCATCCCCTCCGGCAGCGTCCTTGCATTCCAGACGGCCCTGCTGGTTATTGGCCCTGACTGGG AGATCCACCACCTCCGGCACAAGGACGAGAGGACCTTCAGGCTGCCCCAGACAG gcCACAAGCCTACAAGCAGCACAGGTCTCCTGTCACAGATACCTCTCAGCTACTTCAAGATGAGGTTCCCATCTACACCCGTGGACATGGTGTCGG ATGGGGACATTGAGGACCAGATGCCAGTCACTGAAGACTTTCAGGGCCTGAAGGTAGAGGTTAGTGTCCACGCCGACGGCCTGAAGGGCTTGTCCGGGGAACTGTGCGGGCAGATCCTGGCAGGCCTGATGAAGGTGTCGCGGGAAGAGCCGGCCTTGGAGAGCCTCCAGGAGGAG CTGGAACAGGGCCTGTGCTGTGGGTGGCTGGCGTCCCCCGATGCCCCGGGGGGTGCCATCCTGGAGTGCCTGGTGCAGTCCTCTGGAAAGGTAGAGGAAGAACTCGCCCGCCCCATCCTCTACCTCGTACAAGCACTGACTG AGCTGAACGAAACCCAGCGTGTACTGCTCGCGGAGGCGCTGGAAACAGGGGACCTGTCCGGGCAGTCCAGGCTG GTGCAGAGCGTCCTGGAGCAGAGCTCCCCCTGGAAGGAGCACAGGGCTGTGTCCCTGCCGCAGGAGCTCCTGGGGAGCAGCTGGGACCCAAAGGCACCTGCCTGGGTCCTGCTGGAGGAGTGCGGCCTGGAGCTGCGGGTGGGCGTCCCCCAGGTGCACTGGCAGCCGGACGCGCAGGGCCGCACGGGCGCCCTCTACGCCTGCCTGGTGCTGCTGCGGCATCTGAGCCAGGACAGCGCTTAG